A region of the Paracoccus pantotrophus genome:
CGATGGACGTGCGCATCTCGCGCCTGCGCACCAAGCTGGGCGAGGATCCCAAGAACCCGCGGCTGATCAAGACGATCTACGGCGCGGGCTATATCTTTCTGGCCGAACTGGGCTAGATTGCCCCCATCGTCGCGGAGATTGCCATGCCCACCGTCTATGTCCTGAACGGCCCGAACCTGAACCTGCTGGGCCAGCGCCAGCCCGAGATCTATGGCAGCACCACGCTGGCCGACGTCGAGCGCGACTGCAAGGCGTTGGGGTCCGAGCTGGGGCTGGACATCGCCTTCCACCAGTCGAACCACGAGGGCGCGATCATCGACCTGATCCACGAGGCGCGGCTGAAGGCGCAAGCCATCGTCATCAACCCCGCCGCCTTCACCCATACCTCGGTGGCGATTCTGGATGCGCTGAACGCCTTCGACGGGCCGGTGATCGAGGTGCATATCTCCAACGTCCACAAGCGCGAGAGCTTCCGCCACCATTCCTATGTCAGCCTGCGCGCCGAGGGCGTGATCGCCGGTTTCGGGGTCAATGGCTACCTGCTGGCGCTGCGCCATGTGGCGAAGCTGGTGGGATAAGGGGTAAGCCCAAAGCTGGCCGTCGTGGTCATCACGATGCCGACAACAGGATCACGCCCACGATCAGCACGCCGCACCCAGCCAGCCGCCACGGGCCGACCGCCTCTCGCAGGATCAACATCCCCATCAGCGCACCGACCATCATCGACATTTCACGCATCGGTGCGACAAGGCTGAGCGGTGCGCCACCCGTCAGTGCGGCAAGCACGAGAATATAGGACAGCGGCGACAGCAGCCCCACGCCGAAGGCGGTCCACCAATGGCCCCGCATCGCCTCCATGAAGCGGTAAGGGTTGGCGAGGACCAGCGGCAGCAGCAGGAAGAACCGCAAAAGGTTCGAGAACCAGTCCAACACCACCGGCGCGATGCCAAGGGCTTTTACCGCATAGGCATCCACCACCGTGTAGCTGGCGATCAGCCCGCCCGTCGCGGCGCCCCACCGAACACCCGCCTGCCCGCCAGGGCGGGTGAGTGCGGCAAGCTTTCCCTGCGTGGCGATCAGCATGATGCCGAGAACGACAAGGACCAGCCCGACCAGGCCCGTGCCGGTCGGGCTTTCCCCCAGGATCAGGAATGCGCCGATCGAGGACAGCATCGGCCCGGTCCCCCGCGCCACCGGATAGACCACCGACAAGTCCGCCACCCTGTAGCCGCGTTGCAGGCAGAGGCTGTAGGCCAGATGAATCAGCCCGCTGAACAGAACAAAGCCGATGCCTTCCCTGGTCCAGTTGATGCCTCCCTGAACCAGCAGCCAAGCCACCCATGGCGCATAAGCGACGCAGGCGACCAGATTATAGGCAAAGACGAACACCGGCCCGACCGAGGCGGCACGTTTGGCCAGCAGGTTCCAGCTGGCATGGATGAAGGATGCGAGAACGACAAGAAACAGCGAGGCAAGCGTCATTGAGACCCCCTTTGCGCCATCGGCGCGGTTGATCTCGACGTCTCCTCCCCTGGGCTTTTGTCCCTTGGGTGCAGCCAGGGAACTCCCCCGGTCTCTGCAACGCTCGGTCCTGCGGCGGCCCATATGGGTCGGCCCGGAACCCTAGTTGCCACTCGGTCGATGCCGGGATTCTAACCGTTGTGGGACAGGAACATCAAGAGCCGACCGACCGCTTCGCCCCGCAAAGCGGACTAGCCTCCCCCTTAAATCACCCCGCGCCGCGCCAGTTCCCGGCCCAGCGCCTCGGCGCCGGTAAAGTGAATCCCGTCCATGCCCAGCGCGCGGGCGCCCTCGACATTGGCCGGGCTGTCGTCGATGAAGATGCAGTCCCCGGGCCGCAGCCCGTTGCGGTCCATCAGCAGCCGAAAGATCGCCGGATCGGGCTTCAGCGCGCCGACCTGGCCCGAGACCAGGATGTCGGCGAACAGCCCGCCCAGCCGGGGATGCAGCTCCAGCGCATGCGGCCAGGTCTCGGCCGACCAGTTGGTCAGCGCATAAAGCGGCACGCCGCGCGCCAGCAGCGCCTCGGCCACCGCCCAGCTGCCGGGCACGGTCTTTTCTATGGTGACGGGAAAGGCCGCCAGATAGCCCGCCAGATGCCGCGCCTCGTCGCCATGCTCGGCGCGGGCGGCGGCCAGCCCCTCGGCAAAACTGCGCCCGCCGTCCTGCATCCGGTTCCAGCCGGGAAAGTCGATGCGGGCCATCCAGGTCTCGGCCTCGGCCCGGCTGGTGAAGACATCCGCAAAGGCCAACGCCGGATCCCAGTCGATCAGCACCCCGCCCAGGTCGAAAATCACGCTTTTCATCGCATCCTTCCGCATTTCGCCGCGCCCAGATCGGCCGGAATTCCGGGCGGTGTAAAGCCCGAAACCGCCGCCGCCCGCCGGCCATCTTGGCTGGCAAGGCGGACGGATGCATGACAGCGCCGCGACGGGCCGGCCGCGCGCAGCCCTTGCAATAAGGGGCGCCGGGGCCTAGTGTCACGCGGAAGACTCATACACTTGGGGAGCCCCGCACGGGGCTGAGAGGTGCCCGGCACCGACCCATCGAACCTGATCCGGGTCATGCCGGCGTAGGGAAGGGTAGAGTGACGCGGCCCGCAATCCCAGGCCGCCACCCATCCGCCCCGCGTCCCCATGCCCGGCCGAAACGAAAGGCGGGCCATGTCGGGATTGCAGCCCCATCCCATCGCGCTGACCATCGCCGGCTCGGACAGCGGCGGCGGCGCCGGAATCCAGGCCGACCTGAAGGCCTTCTCGGCGCTGGGCGTCTATGGCGCCTCTGTGATCACGGCGATCACCGCGCAGAACACCCGCACCGTCGCCGCGGTCGAGGCGGTCAGCCCGGCCATGGTCGCGGCGCAGATCGACGCGGTCTTCGGCGATCTCGAGGTGCGCGCGGTCAAGATCGGCATGGTCGGCGGCGCCGATGTGATCACGGTCGTCGCCGACCGGCTGGCGGCGCTGCTGGCGGACAATCCGGTGCCGGTGGTGCTGGACCCGGTGATGGTGGCGAAATCCGGCGACGCGCTTTTGCCGGACGATGCCGTCTCGGCGCTGCGCGAGCAGCTGATCCCGCTGGCGACCGTGCTGACCCCGAACCTGCCCGAGGCGGCGCGGCTTCTGGGTCGCCCCCCCGCCGCGACGCCCGAGGAGATGCGCGAGCAGGGCGAGGCGCTGCGCGCCCTGGGCGCCGACCATGTGCTGATGAAGGGCGGTCATGCGACCGAAGACAGCTGCACCGACCTTCTGGTCGGGCCCCAGCCGCTGACCCTGACGGCCCCGCGCCAGCAGACGCCCAACACCCACGGCACTGGCTGCTCGCTGTCCTCGGCCATCGCGGCAGGGCTGGCGCAGGGGCTGACGGTGGCGCAGGCCGTGACCCGCGCCCATGGCTGGCTGCAGGCCGCCATCGCCCACGCCGACGAATTGTCGGTCGGACTGGGGCACGGCCCGGTGCATCATTTCCACGAGTTCTGGAGGCAGGCATGAACCAGATCACCATCCTGGGCGCCGGGGTCATGGGCCTGTGCATCGCCACCGAACTGGCGGCGCGCGGCATCCTGCCGCGCATCATCGACCCGGCCGGCAAGCCCGGATCCCAGGCCTGCAGCTGGCGCGCCGGCGGGATGCTGGCGCCCTATTGCGAGGCCGAAAGCGCCGAGCCGGCGGTGCTGCGCCTGGGCCTCGATGCCGCCGACTGGTGGCAGGCGAATGGCGCCGAGGTCATCCGCCGCGGCACGCTGGTCCTGGCGCCCTCGCGCGACCGGGCGGAACTCGACCGCTTTGCCCGGCTGACCGAGGCGCATCAGCCGGTGAACGGCGAGGAAGTCGCGGCGCTGGAGCCGGAGCTGGCCGGCCGCTTCCCGCGCGGCCTGCATTTCGCCACCGAGGCGCACCTGAACCCGCGCGCCGCCCTGCTGGCCCTGCGCGACCGGCTGGAGGCGCAGGGCGTCGCCATCGAAACCGAGGGCACGCCCACCGGCCTTGTCGTCGATGCCCGCGGCCTGGCCGCCAGGGACGAACTTTCCGACCTGCGCGGCGTGCGCGGCGAGATGCTGGTGATCCGCTGCCCGGAAGTGGCGCTGACCCGCACCATCCGCCTGCTGCATCCGCGCATCCCCCTGTATCTCGTGCCGCGCGGCGATGGCGTCTACATGATCGGCGCCACGATGCTGGAGACCGGCGGCAAGTATCGCGTCACCGCGCGCTCGGCGGTCGAGATGCTGTCGGCCGCCTATGCGCTGCATCCCGGCTTTGCCGAGGCCGAGATCCTCGAGCTTGGCTCGGATGCCCGCCCCGCCTTCCCGGACAACCTGCCCCGCCTGCGCCGGCGCGGCGGCACGCTTTACGCAAACGGCCTTTACCGCCACGGCTATCTTCTGGCCCCCGCCGTGGCCCGCATGGCCGCCGATTACCTTGTCGAGGGCCGGAAACCGGAGTTCATGGATGAAGATCACCCTTAACGGAGCGGCGCGCGATCTGACCGGCCCGACCGTGCAGGACGCGCTGGCCGAGATCGGATTGGGCGCGGCCAAGGTGGCGACGGCGCTGAACGGCGCCTTCCTGCCCGCCGCCGCCCGGCCCGCGACCACGCTGAAGGATGGCGACGCGCTGGAAGTCGTGGCGCCGATGCAGGGGGGCTGAGATGCCGGTCTTTTACGGAACCGAAGTCGCAAGCCCGCTGATGCTGGGCACGGCGCAATACCCCTCGCCCGCCATCATGGCCGAGGCGTTCCGCGCCTCGCGCGCCGGCATCGCCACCGTCAGCCTGCGGCGCGAAGGCGGCGAAGGCCAGGACTTCCATCGCCTGATCAAGGAGCTGGGCATCCCCGTCCTGCCCAATACCGCCGGCTGCCATTCGGTGCGCGAGGCGGTGACGACCGCGCAGATGGCGCGCGAGCTGTTCGAGACGCCCTGGATCAAGCTGGAAGTGATCCGGGACGACGACACGCTTTGCCCCGACGTGATCGCGCTGGTCGAAGCGGCGCGGCTGCTGTCCGAGGACGGCTTCCAGGTCTTTCCCTATTGCACCGAGGACCTTTCGGTCTGCGGCCGGCTGCTCGATGCGGGCTGCCAGGTGCTGATGCCTTGGGGCGCGCCCATCGGCTCGGGCCGGGGGCTGAACAACCCTTACGGGCTGCGCAGCCTGAGGGCGCATTTCCCCGATGTGCCGCTGGTCGTGGATGCCGGCATCGGCCTGCCCAGCCACGCGGCGCAGGCGATGGAGCTGGGCTATGACGCCGTGCTGCTGAACACCGCCGTCGCCAAGGCCGGCGATCCGGTGGCCATGGCCCGCGCCATGGCGCTGGCGATCGAGGCCGGGCAGCTGGCGCATGGCGCCAACCCGATCGAGGCCCGCGACATGGCCGCCCCTTCCACCCCCCTCTTCGGCATGGCGGTGCTGGGATGAGATTGCCGCGCTTTTACCCGATCTTCGACAGCAGCGACTGGCTGCGCCGCGCCCTGCCGCTGGGCGTGAAACTGGTGCAGATCCGCATCAAGGACCAGCCCCCCGCCCGGCTCTTGGGCGAGCTGGCGCTGTGCCAGGAGCTGTGCCGCGAACATCGCGCCACGCTGGTCGTCAACGACCACTGGCAGGCCGCCATCGACCTGGGCTGCGACTTCATCCACCTGGGGCAGGAGGATCTGGATACCGCCGACATTCCGGCGATCCGCAAGGCCGGGCTGCGGCTGGGCGTCTCGACCCACGACCATGCCGAACTGGACCGGGCGCTGGCGCTCAGGCCCGATTACGTCGCGCTGGGACCGGTCTGGCCGACGATCCTGAAGAAGATGAAATGGGAACAGCAGGGGCTGGACCGGGTGCGGGAATGGCGCAAGCTGGTCGGCGCGACGCCGCTGGTCGCCATCGGCGGCGTCACCCCGGAGCGCGCGCTGGAAGCCTTCGCCGCCGGCGCCGACCTGGCCTCGGCCGTGACCGACATCACGCTCAACCCCGACCCCGAGGGCCGCATCCGCGAATGGCTGCGGGTGGCGGCATGAACCGCTATGTTCGCCAGATGGTCCTGCCCGAGATCGGCGCCGAGGGGCAGGAGCGCATCGGCGCCGCCCATGCGCTGGTCGTCGGCGCCGGGGGCTTGGGCGTGCCGGTGCTGCAATACCTGGCCGGCAGCGGTATCGGCCGCATCACCCTGATCGACCCCGACACGGTCGAGGAGACCAACCTGCACCGCCAGCCGCTTTACCGCATGAAGGATATCGGCCAGCCCAAGGTCCGCGCCGCCGCACAGGCCGTGGCCCGGCTGAACCCCGCGGTGGAGATCGAGGCGCTGGCGGACCGGCTGACCCCCCTGAACGCCCCGGCGCTGGTTGCGGCGGCTGATGTGGTGCTGGATTGCGCCGACAGCTATGCCGCCAGCTACACGCTCTCGGACGCCTGCCTGGCGGCGGGCAAGCCGCTGATCTCGGCCTCGGCGCTGGGGCTTGCGGGCTATGTCGGCGGCTTCTGCGGCGACAAGCGGCAGGGGGGCGCCCCCAGCCTGCGCGCCCTGTTCCCCGACCCGCCCGACAGCGGCCAGACCTGCGCCACCGCCGGCGTGCTGGGCCCGGTGGTCGGCATGCTCGGCTGCATCCAGGCGCAGATGGCGCTGCGGCTGCTTCTGGGCACCACGCCCTCGCCGCTGGGCGAATTCATCCGCTTCGACAACGGCCGCTTCAGCCAGTTCCGCTTCGACACCGCCCCCGAGGCGACCGGTCCACGCTTCATCGCCCGCGACGAGATCCGCGCGACCGACCTGGTCATCGACCTGCGCCCCGAGGACGAGGCGCCGCGCAAGGCCACGCCGGACGCGCTGCGCATCCCCGATTACGGCGCGGCGGGCCCCCTGCCCGATCCCGGCGGCCGCGTGGTGCTGGCCTGCCGTTCCGGCCTGCGCTCGTGGCGCGCCGCCGACGCCCTTGCCCGCCGCTGGAGCGGCGAGATCACCCTTCTGGCCCTTGGAGACGACGACCGATGAAACACCTTACCCTTGCCGCCGCCTTCGCCATGCTGGCCCTGCCCGCCCATGCCCAGGACAAGGTGACGCTGATCCTGGACTGGTTCGTGAACCCCGACCACGGCCCGATCATCGTGGCCCAGGAAAAGGGCTTCTTCGCCGAGGAAGGGCTGGAGGTCGAAGTCATCGCCCCCGCCGATCCCTCGGATCCGCCGAAACTGGTCGCCGCCGGCAAGGCCGATTACGCCATCAGCTACCAGCCGCAACTGCACCTGCAAGTGCATGAGGGCCTGCCGCTGAAACGCGTCGGCACCCTGGTCGCGACGCCCTTGAACTGCCTGATGGTCAAGGCCGACGGCCCGGTGCAGGAGATCGCCGACCTCAAGGGCAGGAAGATCGGCTATTCCGTCTCGGGCGTCGAGGAGGCGCTGGTCGGCCAGATCCTCAAGACCGCCGGCCTGACCATGCAGGATGTCGAGATGGTGAACGTGAACTGGTCGCTGTCGCCGGCGCTGATCGCCGGCCAGGTCGACGCCACCATCGGCGCCTATCGCAATTTCGAGCTGACGCAGATGCGGCTGGAGGGCACTCAGGGCAAATGCTTCTTCGTCGAGGAACAGGGCGTGCCGACCTATGACGAGCTGATCTTCGTCGCCAACCCGGCCGATCTGGACCTGGACCGCACCCGCCGCCTGCTGCACGCGGTCGAACGCGGCGCGCAATACATGGTCAACCACCCGGACGAGGCCTGGGAGCTGTTCTCGGCCACCGCGCCCGATCTCAAGGACGAGCTGAACGCCGAAGCCTGGAAGGACACGCTGCCGCGCTTCTCGCAATCGCCGGCGGCGCTGGACCAGGGCCGCTATGCCCGGTTCGAAGCCTTCCTGCACGAGGCCGGGCTGGTCGACAGCGTGCTGCCGGTCTCGGACCTGGCCCTGGACGTGGCGGCGCAGGACATGGGGGCGGCGCAATGAGCCGCTACGGAGACGCCTTCGCCGCCTGGCGGGCCGCGGCGCAGCCCGACTGGGACGCCTATACCCGCCACCCCTTCGTCGAAGGGCTGCGCGACGGCACGCTGCCGCAATCGCGCTTCCTGACCTATCTGGTACAGGATTACCTGTTCCTGCAAAACTTCTCGCGCGCCTGGGCGCTGGCGGTGGTCAAGGCCGGAGACCTCGACGAGATGCGGGCCTGTTCGGCCACGGTCCACACGCTTCTGGATCACGAGATGGGCCTGCATGTGCAGACCTGCGCCCGCGCCGGCATGGGCCCCGAGGTGCTGGCCAATGCGCAAGAGGCCGTCACCAATATCGCATATACCCGCTATGTTCTGGAATCCGGCTATTCGGGCGATTTCCTTGACCTCTTGGCGGCGCTGATGCCCTGCGTGCTGGGCTATGGCGAAATCGGACTGCGGCTCCAGGCCGAGGCGGCACCCGACACGCCCTATCGCGAATGGATCGACACCTATGCCGGCGCCGAATACCAGGCCGCCTGCATCTCGGCCGGCGAGCTGCTGGACAATGCCCTCCGCAAGCGGCTGGGCGATACGCCCCGGCAAAGCCCGCGCTGGGCCGCGCTGTCGGATCGCTTCGCCACCGCCACGCGGCTCGAAGTCGCCTTCTGGGAGCTGGGCCGCGCATGACCGCCGCGGCGGCCTCGGTTCGCGGCCGCGCCTGGGTCGGCGAGGCGCCGCTGTTCGCGCCGGTAGACCTGGTGCTGGAACCCGGCGGTTGGACCTGCCTGCTCGGCCCCTCGGGCGTCGGCAAATCGACCATCCTGCGGCTGATCGCCGGACTGGAAACCGGCGCGCGCTTCGAGGGCGAGGTGACGCGCAACCAGCCCGTTGCCCTGATGGCGCAGGATCCGGGCCTGATCCCCTGGCTGGACGTGACCGGCAATGTCACGCTGGGCGCGCGCCTGCGCGGCACGCTGCGGGCTTCTTTCTTGTCCAAATATCCCGGGGGACGCCCATCCGGCCCCATCGAGGGGCCGGATGGGCGGGGGCAGAGCCCCCGGCCGACCCCGCCACCCGCGCGGCCCGTCTGATCAAGGCCGTGGGCCTGGCCGACCGCGCCCATCACCTGCCCGCCAACCTGTCGGGCGGCCAGCGCCAGCGCACAGCCCTGGCCCGGACGCTGTTCGAGGACCGGCCGCTGGTGCTGCTGGACGAGCCCTTTTCGGCGCTGGACGCGCGCACGCGGGCGCAGATGCAGGATCTCGCGGCGCGGCTGCTCGACGACCGCACGGTGCTCCTGGTCACGCATGACCCCGCCGAGGCCGCGCGGCTCGGCGACCGCATCCTGCTCTTGCGCGGGACGGGGCTGACCGAATGGCCCCGGCCCGCCCCGCGCCCGAAAGGCGCCGCCCGGCCCTATGACGCGCCCGAGGTGCTGGCGCTGCAAGCCGAGCTGATGCGGGGGATGATGGCATGAGAACCGTCGTGACCCTGGCCGTCACCATCCTGGCCCTGTGGCAGGGGGTGATCTGGCTGGCCGGCATGCCGCCCTTCCTGCTGCCCTCGCCGCTGGCCGTGACCGAGGCGCTGTGGCTGAACCGGGCCGAGATCGCCCGCCATGCCGGCTTCACCCTGACCGAGGTGATGCTGGGCTTCATCCTCGGCTCCACGCTCGGCGCCGCTCTCGCGGTGGCGATGGGGTTCTCGCAGAGGCTGGCCGACGTGCTGCGGCCGATCCTGACCTTTAGCCAGACCATCCCGGTCTTTGCGCTCGCGCCGATCCTGACGCTGTGGCTGGGTTTCGGCATGGCGCCCAAGATCGCCATGACCGTGCTGATCGTGTTCTTCCCGGTGGCCAGCGCCTTCCTGGACGGGCTGATGCGCACGCCGCAGGCGGCGCTGGACCTGGCGCAGGTCATGGGCGCCGGCCGCATCCGCATCATGCGCCACCTGCGCATCCCGGCGGCGCTGCCCAGCCTGGCCACCGGGCTGCGGCTGGCGGCGGTCTATGCGCCCATCGGCGCGGTGATCGGCGAATGGGTCGGCGGCGCGCGCGGCCTGGGCGCGCTGATGATCCATGCCAACGGCCGGATGAAGACCGACCTGGTCTTTGCCGCGCTGCTGGTCTTGTCGGTGATGACGGTGATCTTCGCCAGGGCGGTGGCCATCGCGCTGCACCGGCTGCTCAGCCGCTACGGCGTCTAGAGCAGGCGCGCGGCGCGGGCCAGATCCTCGGGAGTGTTGAGGTTCAGGAACGGGTCCAGGGGGCGGCTGTCGAACACCGCCCGCCCCGGATCATGCGCGGCCGCGAACTGGCCGATCCGGTGCAGCCCCGATTCCAGCGCCTCGCGCAACTCCCCGCGCAGCGCGACCGGCCAGAGCGCGCAGGTCGGATGGTCGCGCAACTGCCCGCTGTCATCCGGGCTTGCGGCGATGGCCATGCCCGAGCGGCCGGCCGCCTCGCGCAGCCGATGCACCAGATCCTCGGGCAGAAAGGGCGTGTCGACGCTGACGCTGACCACGCTCTGGGCGCCCTCGCCCGCCGCCCATTCCATGCCGGCCAGGACCCCGGCCAAGGGCCCGGCGAAGCCGCCGATGCCGTCGGCGATCACCGGCAGCCCATAGGCCGCGAATTGCTCCGCCTCGCCATTGGCGTTGAGCGCCAGCATCCCGCATTGCGGCGCAAGCCGCGCGATCACCCGCGACAGCAGGGTCTCTCCCGCCAGCATCCGCAGCGCCTTGTTGCCGCCGCCCATGCGGCGCGACAGGCCCCCGGCCAGGATGACGGCGGGAACCGGGTTCATCGCAGCCCCGCCGCGATGGCGCGGGCCAGCGCGAACACCCGCTGCTCCAGGATCACCGGCGTCTCGCAGACATAGG
Encoded here:
- the mobA gene encoding molybdenum cofactor guanylyltransferase MobA, with the translated sequence MNPVPAVILAGGLSRRMGGGNKALRMLAGETLLSRVIARLAPQCGMLALNANGEAEQFAAYGLPVIADGIGGFAGPLAGVLAGMEWAAGEGAQSVVSVSVDTPFLPEDLVHRLREAAGRSGMAIAASPDDSGQLRDHPTCALWPVALRGELREALESGLHRIGQFAAAHDPGRAVFDSRPLDPFLNLNTPEDLARAARLL
- a CDS encoding thiazole synthase: MPVFYGTEVASPLMLGTAQYPSPAIMAEAFRASRAGIATVSLRREGGEGQDFHRLIKELGIPVLPNTAGCHSVREAVTTAQMARELFETPWIKLEVIRDDDTLCPDVIALVEAARLLSEDGFQVFPYCTEDLSVCGRLLDAGCQVLMPWGAPIGSGRGLNNPYGLRSLRAHFPDVPLVVDAGIGLPSHAAQAMELGYDAVLLNTAVAKAGDPVAMARAMALAIEAGQLAHGANPIEARDMAAPSTPLFGMAVLG
- a CDS encoding thiamine phosphate synthase, coding for MRLPRFYPIFDSSDWLRRALPLGVKLVQIRIKDQPPARLLGELALCQELCREHRATLVVNDHWQAAIDLGCDFIHLGQEDLDTADIPAIRKAGLRLGVSTHDHAELDRALALRPDYVALGPVWPTILKKMKWEQQGLDRVREWRKLVGATPLVAIGGVTPERALEAFAAGADLASAVTDITLNPDPEGRIREWLRVAA
- a CDS encoding FAD-dependent oxidoreductase; this translates as MNQITILGAGVMGLCIATELAARGILPRIIDPAGKPGSQACSWRAGGMLAPYCEAESAEPAVLRLGLDAADWWQANGAEVIRRGTLVLAPSRDRAELDRFARLTEAHQPVNGEEVAALEPELAGRFPRGLHFATEAHLNPRAALLALRDRLEAQGVAIETEGTPTGLVVDARGLAARDELSDLRGVRGEMLVIRCPEVALTRTIRLLHPRIPLYLVPRGDGVYMIGATMLETGGKYRVTARSAVEMLSAAYALHPGFAEAEILELGSDARPAFPDNLPRLRRRGGTLYANGLYRHGYLLAPAVARMAADYLVEGRKPEFMDEDHP
- a CDS encoding ABC transporter permease, with product MRTVVTLAVTILALWQGVIWLAGMPPFLLPSPLAVTEALWLNRAEIARHAGFTLTEVMLGFILGSTLGAALAVAMGFSQRLADVLRPILTFSQTIPVFALAPILTLWLGFGMAPKIAMTVLIVFFPVASAFLDGLMRTPQAALDLAQVMGAGRIRIMRHLRIPAALPSLATGLRLAAVYAPIGAVIGEWVGGARGLGALMIHANGRMKTDLVFAALLVLSVMTVIFARAVAIALHRLLSRYGV
- the thiD gene encoding bifunctional hydroxymethylpyrimidine kinase/phosphomethylpyrimidine kinase codes for the protein MSGLQPHPIALTIAGSDSGGGAGIQADLKAFSALGVYGASVITAITAQNTRTVAAVEAVSPAMVAAQIDAVFGDLEVRAVKIGMVGGADVITVVADRLAALLADNPVPVVLDPVMVAKSGDALLPDDAVSALREQLIPLATVLTPNLPEAARLLGRPPAATPEEMREQGEALRALGADHVLMKGGHATEDSCTDLLVGPQPLTLTAPRQQTPNTHGTGCSLSSAIAAGLAQGLTVAQAVTRAHGWLQAAIAHADELSVGLGHGPVHHFHEFWRQA
- a CDS encoding HesA/MoeB/ThiF family protein, with product MNRYVRQMVLPEIGAEGQERIGAAHALVVGAGGLGVPVLQYLAGSGIGRITLIDPDTVEETNLHRQPLYRMKDIGQPKVRAAAQAVARLNPAVEIEALADRLTPLNAPALVAAADVVLDCADSYAASYTLSDACLAAGKPLISASALGLAGYVGGFCGDKRQGGAPSLRALFPDPPDSGQTCATAGVLGPVVGMLGCIQAQMALRLLLGTTPSPLGEFIRFDNGRFSQFRFDTAPEATGPRFIARDEIRATDLVIDLRPEDEAPRKATPDALRIPDYGAAGPLPDPGGRVVLACRSGLRSWRAADALARRWSGEITLLALGDDDR
- a CDS encoding DMT family transporter; this encodes MTLASLFLVVLASFIHASWNLLAKRAASVGPVFVFAYNLVACVAYAPWVAWLLVQGGINWTREGIGFVLFSGLIHLAYSLCLQRGYRVADLSVVYPVARGTGPMLSSIGAFLILGESPTGTGLVGLVLVVLGIMLIATQGKLAALTRPGGQAGVRWGAATGGLIASYTVVDAYAVKALGIAPVVLDWFSNLLRFFLLLPLVLANPYRFMEAMRGHWWTAFGVGLLSPLSYILVLAALTGGAPLSLVAPMREMSMMVGALMGMLILREAVGPWRLAGCGVLIVGVILLSAS
- the tenA gene encoding thiaminase II: MSRYGDAFAAWRAAAQPDWDAYTRHPFVEGLRDGTLPQSRFLTYLVQDYLFLQNFSRAWALAVVKAGDLDEMRACSATVHTLLDHEMGLHVQTCARAGMGPEVLANAQEAVTNIAYTRYVLESGYSGDFLDLLAALMPCVLGYGEIGLRLQAEAAPDTPYREWIDTYAGAEYQAACISAGELLDNALRKRLGDTPRQSPRWAALSDRFATATRLEVAFWELGRA
- the thiS gene encoding sulfur carrier protein ThiS, with product MKITLNGAARDLTGPTVQDALAEIGLGAAKVATALNGAFLPAAARPATTLKDGDALEVVAPMQGG
- a CDS encoding ABC transporter substrate-binding protein, with product MKHLTLAAAFAMLALPAHAQDKVTLILDWFVNPDHGPIIVAQEKGFFAEEGLEVEVIAPADPSDPPKLVAAGKADYAISYQPQLHLQVHEGLPLKRVGTLVATPLNCLMVKADGPVQEIADLKGRKIGYSVSGVEEALVGQILKTAGLTMQDVEMVNVNWSLSPALIAGQVDATIGAYRNFELTQMRLEGTQGKCFFVEEQGVPTYDELIFVANPADLDLDRTRRLLHAVERGAQYMVNHPDEAWELFSATAPDLKDELNAEAWKDTLPRFSQSPAALDQGRYARFEAFLHEAGLVDSVLPVSDLALDVAAQDMGAAQ
- a CDS encoding HAD family hydrolase, whose translation is MKSVIFDLGGVLIDWDPALAFADVFTSRAEAETWMARIDFPGWNRMQDGGRSFAEGLAAARAEHGDEARHLAGYLAAFPVTIEKTVPGSWAVAEALLARGVPLYALTNWSAETWPHALELHPRLGGLFADILVSGQVGALKPDPAIFRLLMDRNGLRPGDCIFIDDSPANVEGARALGMDGIHFTGAEALGRELARRGVI
- the aroQ gene encoding type II 3-dehydroquinate dehydratase; this translates as MPTVYVLNGPNLNLLGQRQPEIYGSTTLADVERDCKALGSELGLDIAFHQSNHEGAIIDLIHEARLKAQAIVINPAAFTHTSVAILDALNAFDGPVIEVHISNVHKRESFRHHSYVSLRAEGVIAGFGVNGYLLALRHVAKLVG